In Fusobacterium sp. SYSU M8D902, a genomic segment contains:
- a CDS encoding pseudouridine synthase translates to MRLDKFLTECGIGSRREVKKILDSNRVKVNGIIVKNPQSNIKESIDKVELDSRILEYKEFRYYIMYKRAGYITATEDPKEKTVMELLPEWVIKKDLAPVGRLDKDTEGLLLFTNDGKLSHSLLSPKKHVDKTYYAKLENIINQEDIKKLESGVDIGGYITKPAQAKIISDKEIELTISEGKFHQVKKMLEAVNNKVIYLKRLSFGNLKLEGMELGEVKEISIEEILK, encoded by the coding sequence ATGAGATTAGATAAATTTTTAACAGAGTGTGGAATTGGAAGTAGAAGAGAAGTTAAAAAAATCCTAGACAGTAATAGAGTTAAGGTTAATGGAATTATAGTTAAAAATCCACAAAGTAATATAAAGGAGAGTATAGATAAAGTAGAGTTAGATTCAAGAATATTAGAGTATAAAGAGTTTAGATATTATATAATGTATAAGAGAGCTGGATATATAACAGCAACTGAAGATCCAAAAGAGAAAACAGTTATGGAGTTACTACCTGAATGGGTAATAAAAAAAGATCTAGCCCCTGTAGGAAGATTAGATAAAGATACAGAAGGATTACTACTTTTTACCAATGACGGAAAATTATCTCACTCTCTACTTTCTCCAAAAAAACATGTAGATAAAACTTATTATGCAAAACTAGAAAATATAATAAATCAAGAAGATATAAAAAAATTGGAATCAGGAGTTGATATTGGAGGATATATTACTAAACCTGCCCAAGCTAAAATCATCTCTGACAAGGAGATTGAACTAACAATTTCAGAAGGGAAGTTTCATCAAGTTAAAAAAATGTTAGAAGCTGTAAATAATAAAGTTATTTATCTAAAAAGATTAAGTTTTGGAAATTTAAAATTAGAAGGTATGGAGCTAGGTGAGGTAAAAGAGATTTCTATTGAAGAAATTTTAAAATAA
- a CDS encoding tyrosine-type recombinase/integrase yields MDIIKRGETRLDTPRRKKREKENRKSIFEIYRSEKTIKDYLFYLKDFLEYIYEGENIRADELIDLMKEIEKQDVEDYLTHLIEDRKMKKTSINKIISALKSLYKELEKNGYNNPFKYVELFKVSRNIDNVLKLSAEDIKKIIGQYTIKGEKEYRNLTILYTLFYTGMRSSELINLKFKHLLNREGNYFIKLEQTKSGKEQYKSIYPTLVEKLLEYKQYKQQIYNINNEEIEDIFIFNSSVEKNTKLAYRTLYDIIQNFGKLIGKDISPHNVRHAVATELSLNGADILEIRDFLGHADTRVTEVYINAKSVLEKRVLEKLPDLEKI; encoded by the coding sequence ATGGATATCATTAAAAGAGGAGAAACTAGATTAGATACTCCAAGAAGAAAAAAAAGAGAAAAAGAGAATAGAAAAAGTATTTTTGAAATTTATCGTTCTGAAAAAACTATAAAAGATTATCTTTTTTATTTAAAAGATTTTTTAGAATATATTTATGAAGGGGAAAATATAAGAGCTGATGAACTGATAGACCTAATGAAGGAGATTGAAAAACAAGATGTAGAAGATTATCTTACTCATCTGATCGAGGATAGAAAGATGAAAAAAACATCTATTAATAAAATTATATCTGCCTTGAAATCCCTATATAAAGAGCTAGAAAAAAATGGTTACAACAATCCGTTTAAGTATGTGGAGTTGTTCAAAGTTTCTAGAAATATAGACAACGTATTAAAACTTTCTGCTGAAGACATAAAAAAAATTATAGGACAATATACTATAAAAGGAGAGAAGGAGTATAGAAACCTAACTATACTATACACTCTTTTTTATACAGGGATGAGAAGTTCAGAACTTATTAATTTAAAATTCAAACATCTACTAAACAGAGAGGGAAATTACTTTATAAAACTCGAACAAACAAAAAGTGGAAAAGAACAGTATAAATCTATTTATCCAACTCTAGTTGAAAAACTTTTAGAATATAAACAATACAAGCAACAGATATATAATATCAACAATGAGGAGATTGAAGATATTTTTATATTCAATAGTTCTGTTGAGAAAAATACAAAATTAGCTTACAGAACTCTATATGATATAATTCAAAATTTTGGTAAATTGATAGGGAAGGATATTAGTCCTCACAATGTTCGTCACGCAGTAGCGACTGAACTTTCTTTAAATGGAGCTGATATTTTAGAAATTAGAGATTTTTTAGGACACGCAGATACAAGAGTAACAGAAGTATATATAAATGCTAAGTCAGTATTAGAAAAAAGAGTTTTAGAGAAACTTCCAGATTTAGAAAAAATATAG